The following proteins are co-located in the Saccharomycodes ludwigii strain NBRC 1722 chromosome V, whole genome shotgun sequence genome:
- the ART10 gene encoding Art10p (similar to Saccharomyces cerevisiae YLR392C | ART10 | Arrestin-Related Trafficking adaptors) has translation MPNIESIINTAPALNAKFYTDDIQPVIITGNVKINLKKQTTIKKITISLKGFSATISRDEVQSLEMQKYAMSTIPVFFTNYLTPSISTIAMLVDENDQVFPPKEVRLNSKSSKGYQLQAGQHTFPFKFTLPSEPKYMSTSARNSKIAPNLSYSKLMKYLDYNGYTNKLPPSFNIYIGEEQEGSLPILKMDFEEWWYQFGQIKYYVKVEVDVGSGGNFLKAITKKNHYNHKLIEFLPNQRRMYSPESINNHIDSTSDEFYKGRPRFLFYLSDISDIIFHKSFTQLSTRDFFEVCRMDNIFEKGRLDNFVIFFQNSVPSKEIIIDNFSVDLLERVIYRSGKNSDENYSLLHLFKLKNIEYVISPQDITLMKPIKGNNNKCCEDGEKGQLFFDNDNTFYGFKIPILQLNKCLKDYKFNQDDHIHKGNRLYSFKSSHIERSFKFRVHLDFIYKNKTYTHTINTDEIEIRCEEGLPIYFGDQTINENVDGEGLPQYRA, from the coding sequence ATGCCTAATATCGaatctattattaatacagCACCAGCATTAAATGCTAAGTTTTATACCGATGACATTCAGCCCGTAATTATAACAGGCAAtgtgaaaataaacttaaaaaaacaaaccacaattaaaaaaataacaatatcttTAAAAGGATTTTCAGCTACTATCTCAAGAGATGAGGTCCAAAGTTTAGAAATGCAAAAATACGCAATGTCCACCATCCCtgtattttttacaaaCTATTTAACCCCATCAATCTCTACAATTGCCATGTTGGTTGATGAGAATGACCAAGTTTTCCCCCCTAAAGAAGTTCgattaaattcaaaaagCAGTAAAGGGTATCAGTTACAAGCTGGTCAACATACCTTCCCCTTCAAGTTTACTTTACCAAGCGAACCAAAGTATATGTCTACATCTGCGAGGAACAGCAAGATAGCCCCCAATCTTTCCTATAGCaaattaatgaaatatTTAGATTATAATGGTTACACCAATAAACTACCCCCATCTTTCAATATCTACATAGGTGAAGAACAAGAGGGCTCTTTGCCTATCCTAAAAATGGATTTTGAAGAATGGTGGTATCAATTTGGTcagataaaatattatgtTAAAGTTGAGGTTGATGTTGGATCAGgtggtaattttttaaaagctattaccaaaaaaaatcactACAATCACAAGCTAATAGAGTTTTTGCCTAATCAAAGAAGAATGTATTCCCCAGAAAGTATTAATAATCATATTGACTCCACTAGCGACGAATTCTACAAGGGCAGGCCAagatttttattctatttgAGTGATATAtctgatattattttccacAAAAGCTTTACGCAATTATCAACAAGGGATTTTTTTGAAGTTTGTAGAATGGATAAcatatttgaaaaaggtAGATTAGATAactttgttatatttttccaaaattcGGTACCTTCAAAGGAAATAATCATTGATAACTTTTCTGTTGATTTATTGGAAAGAGTTATTTATCGTTCTGGTAAGAATTCAGACGAAAACTATTCTCTTTTGCACTTGttcaaattgaaaaatatagaatATGTTATAAGTCCACAAGATATCACTTTAATGAAACCTATTAAaggcaataataataaatgttGTGAGGATGGAGAAAAGGGGCAACTTTTCTTTGATAACGATAACACCTTTTATGGATTTAAAATACCCATTTTGCAGTTGAATAAATGTTTGAAAGATTACAAATTTAACCAAGATGACCATATACATAAGGGCAATAGACTATACAGTTTTAAATCAAGCCATATTGAACGTAGCTTTAAATTTAGAGTGCATttggattttatttataaaaataagaccTATACACATACAATCAATACAGATGAGATAGAAATTAGATGCGAAGAAGGTTTGCCAATATATTTTGGGGATCAGACgataaatgaaaatgtgGATGGAGAGGGTTTGCCTCAATATAGAGCTTAA
- the ATP10 gene encoding Atp10p (similar to Saccharomyces cerevisiae YLR393W | ATP10 | ATP synthase), with product MINKRYIHNTKQSQFLFKKLTQQIANTAPKEYNQFQLSKPVGLSTPPKPNVMYKEGNSFKDMFDERKTSQRTKELEKEFQQSGFFDMYAFRKTKGKLFLSPKSFWNAKFSLYFPHLVGSKLSTGEITNIEDSMRGKITVVKYAGNKVGESMVTSFFQKRSKDNKNPVVIDYLNDENAINNDFNFNGSCPPQVQIVEINMVDNSLKSFLLKLTLFSLRRLITSTKRQNLYFICNRNQLPFGKREELGVNNVYAGYVFIVDPHLKIRWLGCGEASDDDVCTLWKSVKAIKKEFTSDGQCSIKK from the coding sequence ATGATTAACAAAAgatatattcataatacTAAACAATCCCAAttcttgtttaaaaaactaACCCAACAAATAGCCAATACTGCTCCAAAAGAATATAATCAGTTTCAATTGAGTAAACCAGTAGGCTTATCTACTCCGCCCAAGCCAAATGTAATGTACAAGGAGGGAAACTCATTTAAGGACATGTTTGACGAACGCAAAACCAGTCAAAGAACAAAAGAGTTGGAAAAAGAATTCCAACAGAGTGGATTCTTTGATATGTATGCCTTCAGAAAAACAAAGggtaaattatttttatctccAAAATCTTTTTGGAACGCCAAGTTTTCTCTTTATTTCCCCCATTTGGTTGGATCCAAACTATCAACTGGAGAAATAACTAATATAGAAGATTCCATGAGGGGGAAAATTACCGTGGTAAAGTATGCTGGTAATAAAGTTGGTGAGTCGATGGTTACTtcatttttccaaaaaagatccaaagataataaaaacccAGTGGTAATTGACTATCTAAACGATGAAAATGCCATAAATAAcgattttaattttaatggGTCCTGTCCACCTCAAGTCCAAATTGTAGAAATCAATATGGTTGATAACTCTTTAAAATCATTCTTGTTGAAATTAACTTTATTCAGTTTGCGCCGTTTAATTACCTCCACTAAAAGGCAAAACTTGTACTTTATTTGTAATAGGAACCAGTTACCCTTTGGTAAAAGAGAAGAATTAGGTGTAAATAACGTTTATGCTGGTTATGTTTTCATAGTTGATCCGCATTTGAAAATAAGGTGGCTAGGTTGTGGTGAGGCTAGCGATGACGATGTTTGTACTCTATGGAAATCTGTTAaagctattaaaaaagaattcaCTTCTGATGGCCAATGctctataaaaaaatga
- the IDP1 gene encoding isocitrate dehydrogenase (NADP(+)) IDP1 (similar to Saccharomyces cerevisiae YDL066W | IDP1 | Isocitrate Dehydrogenase NADP-specific), protein MLRTSSFTKIYQFTNTVSTARYLSSKIKVKTPLVELDGDEMTRIIWDKIKHKLILPYLDVDLKYYDLSIQSRDKTNDKITTDAANAIKHYGVGVKCATITPDEARVKEFNLKKMWKSPNGTIRNILGGTVFREPIVIPRIPRLIPGWEKPIIIGRHAHGDQYKATDLVIPGPGQLELVYKEEATGKEVRTLVYDYKDPNGGVALAMYNTDSSIRGFAHSSFQMALGKKLNLFLATKNTILKKYDGSFKDIFQEIYDAEYKSKFEKAGISYEHRLIDDMVAQMIKSKGGFVMALKNYDGDVQSDIVAQGFGSLGLMTSILVCPDGKTFESEAAHGTVTRHYRRYQKGEETSTNSIASIFAWSRGLLKRGELDKTSKVVEFSKILEAATLNTVQEDGIMTKDLAIACGKHDRKSYVNTDEFLDAVENRLKKDMDKFD, encoded by the coding sequence ATGTTGAGAACCAGCAGCTTCACCAAAATCTACCAATTTACCAACACTGTTTCTACTGCTAGATACCTAAGTAGTAAAATCAAAGTTAAAACACCATTAGTCGAATTAGATGGTGATGAAATGACAAGAATCATCTGGGATAAGATTAAGCACAAATTAATCTTACCATACTTGGATGTTGATTTGAAATACTACGATTTATCTATCCAATCACGTGACAAAACTAACGATAAAATCACTACTGATGCAGCTAACGCAATCAAGCATTATGGTGTGGGTGTTAAGTGTGCTACAATTACTCCCGACGAAGCCCGTGTCAAGGAATtcaatttaaagaaaatgtgGAAGTCTCCAAATGGTACtattagaaatattttGGGTGGTACTGTTTTCAGAGAACCAATTGTTATTCCAAGGATCCCCAGGTTAATCCCTGGCTGGGAAAAACCAATCATTATTGGTAGACATGCTCACGGTGATCAATATAAGGCCACAGATTTAGTGATTCCCGGTCCAGGCCAATTAGAATTAGTTTATAAGGAAGAGGCCACTGGCAAGGAAGTTAGAACGTTGGTTTATGACTATAAAGATCCTAACGGTGGTGTTGCTTTGGCAATGTACAATACTGATAGTAGTATTAGAGGATTTGCTCATTCTTCTTTCCAAATGGCATTGGGTAAGAAATTGAATTTGTTTTTGGCCACCAAAAATACAATTCTAAAGAAATATGATGGTAGCTTTAAAGATATTTTCCAAGAGATTTATGATGCTGAATACAAAAGCAAGTTCGAAAAAGCTGGTATTTCGTACGAGCATAGATTGATTGATGATATGGTTGCTCAAATGATTAAATCCAAAGGTGGATTTGTCATGGCTTTAAAGAACTATGATGGTGATGTTCAAAGTGACATTGTAGCACAAGGTTTTGGTTCTTTAGGTTTAATGACCTCTATTTTGGTTTGTCCCGATGGGAAGACTTTTGAAAGTGAAGCTGCTCATGGTACTGTTACTAGACATTACAGAAGATACCAAAAGGGCGAAGAGACTAGTACCAATTCAATTGCCTCTATTTTTGCTTGGAGTAGAGGTTTGTTAAAAAGAGGTGAATTGGACAAAACTTCAAAGGTTGTTGAGTTTTCTAAAATCTTGGAAGCTGCTACATTAAATACTGTTCAAGAAGATGGAATTATGACTAAAGATTTAGCCATTGCTTGTGGTAAACATGATAGAAAGAGTTATGTTAACACTGATGAATTTTTAGATGCAGTTGAAAATAGATTAAAGAAAGATATGGATAAGTTTGATTAG
- the CST9 gene encoding SUMO ligase CST9 (similar to Saccharomyces cerevisiae YLR394W | CST9 | Chromosome STability), with protein MANASNDNDENNNNKLPIDCQVCHELMSDNSNTPFYLTSCAHVLCSKHYDKNTTICPYCNARGITVLNLKENDKSNDDEEINKFFEPLPLQLENLYSISMFQNKILQNRCKYLYDYNKILTDKVSKQRQILIKARDEINNIHVKYKEKIRMLEKKINRNNNNNNVILIEEDNQNYEKNRVQKFNNNNVDPMMKSFIKKVKKNSTLSRASIAKASEGNIDATSNNNYYKIDKHRVISGPRTATSIVAKNIIGETTDMVEDTSEIEIGRGGSITTADTNNNNNNNINRVFNKLGIIPNNHNTGNMEYATRHNNIPNRRRNLTDYSYMHYTHTPSNNNNSIISSRNGLNSNNNNINNLGMLRYMKTNTGTAARQLDTGFSMKYPVNSPSSTPTTSSHLLSSKFKRRR; from the coding sequence atggcaaaCGCATCTAAcgataatgatgaaaataataataacaaattacCTATAGATTGTCAAGTATGCCACGAATTAATGTCAGATAACAGTAATACACCTTTTTATCTAACCTCCTGTGCTCATGTCTTGTGTTCAAAACattatgataaaaatactacAATATGTCCTTATTGTAATGCTCGCGGTATAACTGTATTGAatctaaaagaaaatgacaaaagtaatgatgatgaagaaatcAATAAGTTTTTTGAACCCTTACCTTTACAATTGGAGAATTTATATAGCATATCTATgtttcaaaacaaaatcttGCAAAATAGATGTAAATATCTATATGATTATAACAAGATATTAACTGACAAAGTTAGTAAACAAAgacaaatattaattaaagcTAGAGATGAGATAAATAACATCCATGTGAAatataaggaaaaaattcGTATgttggaaaagaaaataaatcgtaacaataataataataatgttatattaatagaagaagataatcaaaattatgaaaaaaatagagttcaaaagtttaataacaataatgtgGATCCAATGAtgaaatcttttattaaaaaagttaaaaaaaattctacCCTATCACGAGCATCCATAGCAAAAGCAAGTGAAGGTAATATTGATGCaactagtaataataattattataaaatagataaacATAGAGTTATATCAGGACCTAGAACTGCGACATCGATAGtagcaaaaaatataataggAGAAACAACAGATATGGTAGAAGATACATCGGAAATTGAAATTGGTCGTGGTGGCAGCATTACAACTGCagatacaaataataataataataataatattaatagagtgtttaataaattagGTATTATACctaataatcataatactGGTAACATGGAGTATGCGACAAgacataataatatacctaatagaagaagaaactTAACCGATTATAGTTACATGCATTATACGCACACGCCtagtaacaacaataatagtataaTATCAAGTCGTAATGGTTtaaatagtaacaataataatattaataacttaGGAATGTTAAGATACATGAAAACCAATACTGGTACAGCAGCAAGACAATTAGACACTGGGTTTTCTATGAAATATCCGGTAAACTCCCCCTCATCCACACCGACTACATCATCCCACTTACTATCATcgaaatttaaaagaagacgataa
- the COX8 gene encoding cytochrome c oxidase subunit VIII (similar to Saccharomyces cerevisiae YLR395C | COX8 | Cytochrome c OXidase), with amino-acid sequence MFTARNLIRLTAKRSFASTMKTQGVHFKDGVYTNIPFKVHNRKIPYAIVHFSYFLVGFAVPFIASYVQLKRSGAF; translated from the coding sequence atgttcACTGCTAGAAATTTGATTAGATTAACTGCCAAAAGATCCTTTGCTTCCACCATGAAGACTCAAGGTGTTCACTTCAAAGACGGTGTTTATACAAATATTCCATTCAAGGTTCACAACAGAAAAATCCCATATGCTATCGttcatttttcttatttcttAGTTGGATTTGCTGTTCCATTTATTGCCTCCTATGTTCAATTGAAAAGATCTGGTGCTTTTTAG
- the COX9 gene encoding cytochrome c oxidase subunit VIIa (similar to Saccharomyces cerevisiae YDL067C | COX9 | Cytochrome c OXidase) has translation MLYGISTRNININKMAIAPITGTLKKRIIADIAIGFSIGGVMGSYWWWGYHKDIIGKREAFYAKLAAEKKELADN, from the exons atgtTGTACGGTATTTCAACTCGT aatataaacataaataaaatggcTATTGCTCCAATTACTGgtactttaaaaaaaagaattattgcTGATATTGCTATTGGCTTTTCCATTGGTGGTGTTATGGGTTCCTATTGGTGGTGGGGTTATCACAAAGATATTATCGGCAAGAGAGAAGCTTTTTATGCTAAATTGGCCGCAGAAAAGAAGGAATTAGCTGACAACTAG
- the VPS33 gene encoding tethering complex ATP-binding subunit VPS33 (similar to Saccharomyces cerevisiae YLR396C | VPS33 | Vacuolar Protein Sorting), which yields MSTTTTTVTPSTTTNSNSHKLILKKTLTEALNNITGNTGTILLIPQKHLVKILNGIIKYSELTQIINVEKIITEYIPEATNNNITLLYDIRSFKPISSDIIIDANIKNIIYCTWGEHLEEERFFVRKIFEMQDSGSSNEDARMEMNLIPWCMLPIEVDANVYITDACTDISNTTTTIASNCNDNSNNNKMVELYNLENGIFQLIKTLDIWKINKVIYSTNNNDENDNDRFMDRLIKNFKNTGMLKSSTVSSNDDLNIIVIDRNVDNLTPLLTQLTYQGIITEVNASATINTPDNNTFNELKYKNFGDIGPILNDKLVELSALKKDIKNKNTSSGSTSDLHNILFKKLPDLENLQKDLSKNVELSHLLLTEYEKQGIDEFVNIEQDLLMSLGAIGISGSAKNSSMDYKSFKLKIISLLLMGGGDGTNIAMLPRLLRLIYIHKLLYANSNNIEELMNLIVDHYGAETLKKISVPEYICSTAMDTTNTLSGNGNMLKLMKKLEYIPNVEDNNNATVNNNTLSYAYCGIVPIITRILQYSLKYSCTTPTLKHVRDLNNILKIKEWGNSSNSGSNGTNPTLLVVIIGGITFSELSTIKKAYNNGTFNNSKQNTKHNDNNMIIISNNIIDGNNLVLK from the coding sequence ATGAGTACAACGACAACCACCGTTACACCTAGTACAACTACCAACAGTAACAGTCACAAActtatattgaaaaaaaccCTCACAGAAgcattaaataatatcactGGCAATACTGGGACTATATTGCTTATTCCACAAAAACATTTAGTCAAGATACTAAATGGGATAATCAAGTATTCTGAATTAACTCAAATTATAAATGTAGAAAAGATAATAACAGAATATATACCTGAAgctaccaataataatattacgTTATTATACGATATACGATCATTCAAGCCTATAAGTtctgatattattattgatgctaatattaaaaatataatatattgtACGTGGGGTGAACATTTGGAGGAAGAACGATTTTTTGtcagaaaaatttttgaaatgcAGGATTCAGGTAGTAGTAATGAAGACGCCAGAATGGAAATGAATTTAATTCCATGGTGCATGCTGCCAATAGAAGTAGATGCGAATGTTTATATTACAGATGCTTGTACCGATATAAGCAATACTACGACCACGATTGCCAGCAATTGTAATGacaatagcaataacaataaaatggTTGAATTGTacaatttagaaaatggAATATTTCAACTGATTAAAACTTTGGATATTTGGAAAATCAACAAAGTGATATattcaacaaataataatgatgaaaacGACAATGATCGCTTTATGGACCGATTAATTAAGAACTTTAAGAACACGGGTATGTTAAAAAGTAGTACTGTCAGTAGCAATGATGATTTGAATATCATTGTCATTGATCGCAACGTAGATAATTTAACACCACTTTTAACTCAATTAACATATCAAGGTATTATAACGGAAGTAAATGCAAGTGCTACTATTAACACAccagataataatacatttaatgagttaaaatataaaaattttgggGACATTGGTCCAATATTAAATGACAAATTAGTAGAACTATCCgccttaaaaaaagatataaagaataaaaatacgaGCAGCGGCAGTACTTCTGATTTACATAAcatattattcaaaaagtTACCtgatttggaaaatttacaaaaagaTCTGAGTAAAAATGTTGAATTAAGTCacttattattaacagAATATGAGAAGCAGGGAATAGATGAATTTGTGAATATTGAACAAGATTTACTAATGTCTTTGGGTGCTATTGGTATCAGTGGGTCTGCCAAGAACTCTTCCATGGATtataaatcatttaaattaaaaattattagtttGTTGCTAATGGGGGGCGGCGATGGCACAAATATTGCTATGTTACCCAGATTGCTAAgattaatttatatacataaaCTGTTATATGCTAACAGCAATAACATTGAGGAGTTGATGAACTTGATAGTTGACCATTATGGAGCAGAGacactaaaaaaaatatctgtACCAGAATATATTTGTAGTACTGCCATGGATACAACAAATACTTTGAGTGGCAATGGCAACATGCTAAAATTGATGAAGAAATTGGAATATATTCCAAACGTAGAAGACAACAATAATGCAACtgttaacaataatacatTATCATATGCATATTGCGGCATAGTACCCATAATTACAAGAATATTACAATATAGTTTAAAATATAGCTGTACCACACCCACCTTGAAACATGTTAGAGATTTGAACAACATTTTAAAGATTAAAGAATGGGGAAATAGTTCCAACAGTGGAAGTAATGGTACTAATCCCACTTTATtggttgttattattggtggAATAACTTTTAGTGAACTAAGTACAATAAAGAAAGCTTACAATAATGGcacttttaataattctaagCAGAACACCAAACAcaacgataataatatgataataatttcaaataatataatcgATGGGAACaatttggttttaaaataa
- the AFG2 gene encoding AAA family ATPase AFG2 (similar to Saccharomyces cerevisiae YLR397C | AFG2 | ATPase Family Gene) produces the protein MASKSASNNSSSNKKKSTSSSNVDKFKCPEEFITRPTKTEQQHQEIEPTILSNIYLHPKTIKALELSINSICCITKVGALGGGIAGIVSPLCNKDEEDIDYTNIIGIPKPLRSVSNLLLGDRVKVTKLSQQPLYCESVTVAILNNINDATAETHIRNYLNKVGLVMPGMCFNTDNINFIITDLNNSTNDSDLTSKISNLSLENANNKSFVDYLPFLAPPGIVNPKKKTTIIVEPHVHNDKHDTKYNLPQPLTYSNVGGLSKEIEVLRNCINLPLTKPEIFQEFGVSAPRGVLLHGPPGTGKTMLLRCVANEVDAHVLTINGPSIVSKYLGGTESKLREIFEEARKFQPSIIFIDEIDSIAPQRNNDESGESESRVVASLLTLMDGFSGGSGSTMDKLVVVGATNRPNCIDSALRRPGRFDQEVEIGIPDVDSRYDILLKQFDKMTPEKKVDITDEVIYDIASKTHGYVGADLIALCRESVMKAIQRTKSDGTDNTTTLSIRDIEDALLEIRPSAMREIFLETPKVYWSDIGGQEYLKTKLQEMIELPLKYSDVFNKIGVKAPRGVLLYGPPGCSKTLTAKALATESGINFLAVKGPEVFNKYVGESEKAIREIFRKARAASPSIIFFDEIDALSPNRMDDTGSATANHVLTSLLNEIDGIEELNGVVIVAATNKPDQIDPALLRPGRLDRHIYVGPPDYDARLQIIKNNIKKFQMENEDVVARLSDLTEGCSGAEIVLMCQEAGLAAIMENLENTERVEWKHFEKALDNMERGITKEMLDYYKEFSK, from the coding sequence atggCATCTAAATCAGCCAGTAATAACTCCTCTtccaataaaaagaaatccaCATCTTCATCAAATGTAGATAAATTCAAATGCCCAGAAGAATTCATAACTAGACCAACTAAGACTgaacaacaacatcaagaaattgaaccaacaatattaagcaatatatatttgcaTCCAAAAACCATCAAAGCATTGGAGTTATCAATTAATTCAATATGTTGTATCACAAAAGTTGGAGCATTGGGTGGTGGTATTGCTGGTATTGTTAGCCCACTATGTAATAAGGACGAGGAAGATATTGACTACACGAATATTATTGGAATTCCTAAGCCTTTAAGATCGGTTAgcaatttattattaggtGATAGAGTTAAGGTCACCAAATTAAGTCAGCAGCCTCTATACTGCGAGAGTGTTACAGTGGCTATTTTAAACAACATTAACGATGCGACTGCTGAAACACATATAAGAAACTACCTGAATAAAGTTGGACTTGTGATGCCGGGTATGTGTTTTAATACTGATAACATAAACTTTATAATTACAGATCTCAACAATAGTACCAACGACTCTGACCTAACAAGTAAAATATCCAATTTATCATTAGAAAATGCGAATAATAAATCGTTTGTTGATtatttaccatttttagCACCACCTGGTATAGTAAACcccaaaaagaaaacgaCAATTATAGTGGAGCCACATGTTCATAACGACAAGCATGATACCAAATATAATTTGCCGCAACCTTTAACTTACTCCAACGTTGGTGGGTTATCCAAAGAAATAGAAGTGCTAAGGAATTGTATTAATTTGCCATTAACTAAACCCGAAATATTCCAAGAGTTTGGTGTTTCGGCGCCAAGAGGTGTATTGTTGCACGGTCCGCCAGGCACTGGTAAAACGATGCTATTAAGATGTGTTGCTAATGAAGTTGATGCACATGTTTTAACAATTAACGGGCCTAGCATAgtttccaaatatttaGGTGGCACTGAATCTAAGCTACGTGAAATATTTGAAGAAGCTAGAAAATTCCAACCTTCTATAATTTTCATTGATGAAATTGATTCAATTGCGCCGCAACGGAATAACGATGAAAGTGGAGAATCAGAAAGTAGAGTAGTTGCGTCGCTATTGACTTTAATGGATGGGTTTTCAGGGGGCAGCGGTAGTACAATGGACAAATTGGTTGTGGTTGGTGCAACTAATAGACCCAATTGTATAGACTCTGCTTTGAGGAGACCAGGTAGATTTGACCAAGAAGTGGAAATAGGTATACCTGACGTTGATTCCAGATACGACATTTTACTAAAACAGTTTGATAAAATGACACCGGAGAAAAAAGTAGATATTACCGATGAAGTTATATATGATATAGCTAGTAAAACCCATGGATATGTAGGTGCAGATTTAATTGCTTTATGTAGGGAATCTGTGATGAAAGCTATTCAAAGGACCAAGAGCGATGGAACAGACAACACGACCACATTATCTATCAGAGATATAGAGGATGCTTTATTGGAAATCAGACCATCTGCCATGagagaaatttttttagagACACCAAAAGTTTATTGGTCAGATATTGGTGGTCAggaatatttaaaaacaaaattacaGGAAATGATTGAATTGccattaaaatattcagacgttttcaataaaatagGTGTTAAAGCGCCACGTggtgttttattatatggTCCTCCAGGATGTTCTAAAACATTAACAGCCAAAGCTTTGGCGACGGAGAGTGGTATTAATTTCTTGGCAGTCAAAGGACCCGAAGTATTCAATAAGTATGTTGGTGAAAGTGAAAAGGCTATTAGAGAAATATTTAGAAAGGCAAGAGCAGCATCTCCAagtattatattttttgatgaaattGATGCACTTTCACCAAATAGAATGGATGACACTGGATCTGCCACTGCGAATCATGTTCTAACATCATTATTGAATGAAATCGATGGTATCGAAGAATTGAATGGTGTAGTTATAGTTGCAGCTACTAATAAACCGGATCAAATAGACCCAGCCTTGTTAAGACCGGGCAGATTGGACAGACACATATACGTAGGTCCGCCAGATTATGATGCAAGGCTTcagattattaaaaataacataaaGAAATTTCAAATGGAGAATGAAGATGTAGTTGCGAGGTTAAGTGACTTGACAGAAGGGTGTTCGGGAGCTGAAATTGTGTTGATGTGCCAAGAGGCTGGTCTTGCTGCTATTATGGAGAATTTAGAGAATACAGAAAGAGTTGAATGGAaacattttgaaaaagcATTGGATAACATGGAGAGAGGCATAACAAAGGAAATGCTAGACTATTATAAAGAATTTTCTAAATAG